The genomic segment CAAACAACCGGGAATATTGATTTAGCCCGCACAATGGCAATCCAGGCTTTAGTGGTCGGGAGAATCTTTTATCTTTTAAGCATTAGCCACTTTGGAAATGCTGTCATCGCCAAAATTCGTGGCATCGGACGCATTCGCAATTCCCCAGCCCTGGCAATTGGGATTGCCTGCACTGTGCTTTTGCAAGTAATCTTCAGTCAGTGGAGCCTAATGAATGGCTTATTCTCCACAACACCACTGAACTTAAATCAATGGCTCATTTGCCTGTTGGTGGGGTTGCCAATGATTGCAGTAGCCGCCTTCGTCAATCGCTTTGATCCACAACACTAATCCCATTTTAGATTTTGAGTTGTAGAAGGCTTGCGGTTATCGCATCTGTTGTCAGTAGCTATCCGATTCTGGCTGCAAGGCTGAAGACATGGCTTGTTGTTTAAGCGCGTAGACCCGTCCAAATTCTGTGCTTCTGGTTGCTGATTCCAAACAACCCAAACTTACTTACAGTTTCTATGCAGCTTAACGTCTTCTTGAAGATACATTTTGTCAGCACTCAGCGCTTTGGATTTCACTGGAAAATAGGGCTGTCAGGATGGAGTCTCCTCGCCCATGCGGGTACTGACTCTTTTGATGCGATCGCGCACCGTTATCCTCGGTTAAGTGGAGAGAAGGGGAGAGAACTGCCGATCCAAGTATGCGAGCGCCTTTTGCCCCTACATCATCCTCAATATTGCGTTTTGTAATACTTTTATGGCTCTTTTCCAGATCAAATTCTAAAATGCTATCATCTCAAATGAGAGTTGATTCGGTTGCAAGGTTTTGTTTTTATTGACTGGCTTTTTCGTCTTGGTCTTAACAGACTCCTCTCCGAAATCTAAATCTCCACGTTCCTATGATTTTGGAGTCGATCTATGTCTATTTATGTAGGTAATTTGTCCTACGACGTTACCGAAGCCGATTTAACCGGCGTTTTTGCAGAATATGGTTCTGTAAAGCGGGTTCAGCTACCCACTGACCGCGAAACAGGTCGTCCGCGCGGCTTTGGTTTTGTGGAAATGTCTACCGAGGCTGAAGAAACAGCTGCCATTGAAGCCCTGGATGGTGCTGAATGGATGGGTCGTGACATGAAAGTGAATAAAGCCAAGCCCCGCGAAGACAGAAGTTCGTCCGATGGTGGCGGTCGCAGAAACAACAGTTTCTCTCGTCGCTACTAAAACATAAAGAAGAAGCCCCCATTTCTGGGGGCTTTTTTATTGGTCGCTGGAGTGCGATCGCGCTCCCTTCGCGCCCCCTTCGCACTCCAGACAGGTGGAGAGTTTAAGGTCTGGGGGGATTACCACACTGCGGGCTAGGATTATTTAAACATAGCCAAATTCCTGGCATGAGGTCGGTGTTGTTGTTGTTCATAGTACTTGTGGTTGAAGGACTAGCTGCGGGGCTAGCTTCAGGACTGGCTTCAGGACTAGCTTCAGGACTGGCTTCAGGGCTAGCTTCGGGACTGGCTTCGGGACTGGCTTCAGGACTGGCTTCGGGACTATCTTCGGGACTATCTTCGGGGCTGGCTGGCGCATCTTGAGCGAATAACTCTTGGCTACTCACAGTTAAATCAGCTTGCTCGGAGCCACTACCAGCATTGGAGTGATTATTAGGACTATTAATTAGTGCAGTAGCTGGAAAACTCAGCAAAATTCCAGCACTCACAACCAACATCATGCCAACTCGCGTTTTAATTTGAGTTTTAAGATCTTTATTCATCGGTATCTACTTGGTTTCTCCTAAAATCGGGATGCACTTGATTAAAACTCATTCCTCTGTAATCGTCTTCCTACTTCCGATAGAAGTAGAAGTAAAGTATACTCAATGCTTAAGTAGTGGGCACTCCTTAATAAGATTTGACGAGAGCTAAACCACCAAAATTAGTATTTGTTGTTTTTTTTGCTGCTAAAGTCAAGCTAAAATTATTATTTTTCAAGGAGCAGTATTGGGGCAGTCCCTACGTTAAAAAAATTCTTTTTCGAGAGTTGGTATCGCGGTTCTCGCTAAGTATGCGCTCCACATTGAACCTCAAACCCACTCGGCTTTCGGAGAGAAGCCGGAGGGGGGTTAAACTGTACTGCTCCAAACGAAAATTGCTATATAGTTTTCTATGCAAGTAGGGAATCGGAAAGTTACGTAGAAGCGAGAAAATATTTAAAAGTAGATTAACTGGATTTCGGTAGCGTTGATAACAAATTGCCAAAACAAATTGCCAAAGTGAGCTGTCATGATGAGCAGAGCGACGAATGCACTCTTCTGAAAGCAAGTAGAGATTAATCCATTGCCGCTAGCACCGCCTTGGGTGCTAATTTATCTTTAAACCAAACAATTCTTGCCGGTACATCGTTCAATTTAACACCGGCTTTCTCCAAATTTAGCCGCTCAGAAATCGCTAAAATTAAGTTCTCGCATTCAGCGCGACGCACCTGGGAAAACTTCTTTTGCAAGTATTCGGGACGCCAGTAGCCGACAATTTCGAGTAAGAACGTGCGACCATCAGGATGCACTAAGCGAAAGTCAGGAATCATGACACTGCCTGGAATGGGGATAAGGTCAACTTCTCTTTCTAATACCCATTCACTTTTCAGCGCGTCCCAGCGGTCGGCAAAAGACGCCTCTAACATACTGTCATAAGGCTTGCCAGGTGGATAGTGGGACACCAAACCACATTCAGAATTCAGCGTAAAGCGTCCGGTTTTCCAGTTGCCAGTGAAGGCATCGCGGTTTTGCAGCGTGGCGCTGAGACTCCATTTAGTGACGTGGAGTAAAGCTGGGAGGAGTTTAGCGATCGCTAACCCATAGCGCGTACTCGGCTTAAATAAACTGGTAGGGCCATCCACTGTTATCGTGAAGCCATGATCCGCATCGCCTTCAATATATGCCATCAATTGAAATAATTTGAGATAGCGGAATAACAGCTTATATTCGCCCGGAACGTTGCGGTGAGCATTCAGGGTAATTTGACTCGCACGATAGAAGACACCCTGCACCTGGGATAAATTGTAGCGGTGCAACAAATTTTCGGGCGTGGGAGTGTCAAACTGAGTGAGAATGCGATTCTCGGCTAAATCGGCGTAAAGTCCCATGCGAATTTGACTTTCCAGCACTTCTCGATCGAGTTCCTGGCTGAGTTTGTCAGCTAATAAGCTTAGTGTCTGCGCCGACGCTTGGGGACTGGGAACAGATTGAGCCGCCAGCGCAAAGACTCGTTCCCGCAATTCTTGCGGTTCCAAGGGACTGACGATTTCAAACGTACACAAACTGCTTTTGAGAATGTGGGCAAGTCCTCGCTTTAGGCGATAATCTGGACTGTCTCCTTCTAACTCCAGCAACTGGCGATCGAGTTCTCCCTGCGTACAACCAAGCGCTTCCTGAAAACAGGTAATCAGATCGGATGCAATCTCTAGATGCTTATCATCTATATTTAAGCGTTTTGGGACTATTGTTTCGCCATTTTGACGGTGGATTAAAAGGTCGGTAGGTAACATTTGGATTTAGATAATTGCTAATTGCTAATTGCTAATCGCTAATGGGTGGTTCATCCTCCTCTCCCCATTTTGCCGGTGACTCCGCTGCTCGCTTAGCGACATTAGAATTTACCCCATAAATCGGTTTCGACGGCAAAATCTCCAATTGTTTACCTTTCTTCTCCTCTCTTTCTTCGCGTTCTCTGCGCCTTGGCGGTTCGTTTTTCTTATCTCCCCGCCGCCGCTGGGACGTACCTTCCTCACTCGTATTTTCCGCCACCACCTCATAGAGAATGGCACGTTTATTTTTATCCTGACTTTTTCGCAAAACCCGTCCCATCCGCTGAATAAACTCACGCTGGGAACCCGTGCCCGATAAGATAATTGCCACACTAGCGGCGGGGACATCCACCCCTTCATTCAGGACGTGGGAAGCGATCAGAGTTTTGTATTCTCCCTCCCGAAACCGAGTTAATATCTCGTGGCGTTCCTTCACCGGCGTTTGATGGGTAATCGCTGGGATTAAGAAATCCTGGGAAATGCGATAAACGGTCGCGTTATCAGCCGTAAAAATCAAAATTCGTTCTGGGTGGTGTTCAGCAATCAAATTGGCGAGAATTCGCAGTTTGCCGTCTGTACCCAAGGCGATATCTTTGGCTTCCCGGTGGGCTAGCATCGCCCGGCGTCCCGCTGGCGAACCAGCACTTCTCATCACAAACTGCTGCCAACCTTGTATGCTACCCAGAGAAATATTGGACTCTCGCAAAAAGTTGTTGCGGAGTTGAATTAACTCGTTATAGCGATCGCGCTCTAGTTGCGATAACTTGACTTTAATCTGCACGATCTCATGCTCAGCGAGTGCCGAACCCGAAAGTTCCTCTGCCGTTTTGCGGTAAACTTCGGAACCAATGAGAAGATTTAGATCGGCGTGTTTGCCGTCAGAACGCTCCGGAGTCGCACTCAGTCCCAGTCGGTAGGGCGCGATCGCATATTCGGCAATCACCCGATTAAAATCAGTCGGTAAGTGGTGACACTCATCAAACACGAGCATGGCATAGCGATTGCCCAAGTTTTCGGCATGAATTGCCGCACTGTCGTAAGTGGCAACCAGAATTGCTGTTCTATCCCGCGAACCCCCTCCCAGCAACCCCACCTCTGCATCCGGAAAAGCTGCCGTCAAGTGGGCATACCACTGGTGCATCAAATCCAGTGTCGGCACCACAATTAACGTACTGCGCGGCGTCGCCTGCATCGCCAGTTGAGCCAGATACGTCTTCCCAGCCGCCGTAGGCAGCACCACTACTCCCTGACGTCCCGCTTGCTTCCAAGCCATCAGCGCCTCAGTTTGATGCGGGTAGGGTTCCATTTCCATGCTGGCGACGAGTTCCAGCGCTTGAAAACCCTTCGCCTCATCGATAAAATTTGTTTCTTCCGCTTGTAGTGCTTCTACCAGTTGACGATAGTGCATCGCTGGAATGCGGAACTTTTCCACGCGATCGTCCCAAGTCGCATATTCCACCCAAGCTTTGCCCCTAGGAGGCGGATGCAATATTAAAGTGCCACGATCAAAAGATAAAGTAGGGCTACGAGCCATTATTTTTTTAAATTCTTAATCCCCCGATAATTTTAGGAGACTTAATGCACAATGCGATTGAACCCTTGCAGTAATTGGAGCTTTCCCTAATTAAGGGATGAATGCATCGGGGGTAGTAAATAGACTCTCCCAACCTCACAACCCAACCGCGCAAAATTGTTACAGTATGGTGCAATCTTGTGCAACAGCGTAATTGGAGCTGATTTTTGTGTTTAACACTGGCATCATCAGTATTTTGCAATATAGAGGCGCTAAATCTTGACATCTGGCTATGATACGGATCGAGGAGCCATTAGGGTAGATGTGCGAACCAGCGAACTGACAAGTCAGCGCAACGCGATCGCGCTGGCGCGGGAGATTCGTTTTTCATTTTTTACATCAAGAATCGGTGTTGGCATTAGTGCGAAGCGCTCCAAATGCCGAACCCGCCAGGAGAACAGAATATGTTAAAAAAAATCAACCCTCGATTACGGCGCTACGGTGTTGCTGTACTCGCCGTTGCTAGCGCTGGGGTACTGACGCTGTGGTTATTGCCGCACATTCAGCCGCACATTTCCCCACTTTTTTTTGCTGCCGTGATGTTGAGTTCCTGGTACGGCGGCTCGAAACCGGGACTGTTAGCTACTGTTTTGTCTACTTTAACGATTTCTTATTTTTTTATCCCGCCGTTCCATTCAGTTTTGTTTGGTGGAGGGGACATCCTGCGAGTGGCGGTGTTTGGGTTGGTGGCATTATTTATTAGTTGGCTCAGCGCGGAATTAAAAGCTGCCAAGCATCGATCCGAGAAGAACATATTAAAAGTACGAGCCAGCGAGGAGCGGTATCGTAGCATCGTCGAGACGGCTAACGAGGGCATCTGGTTATTGGATGCCCAAATGCGAATAGAGTACGTCAATCAACGGTTAGCCGAGATGTTCGGTTACGGTGTAGAAGAGATGCTCGGTCGTCCAATTTTTGACTTCATGGATGAAGAGGCTCGCATTCAGTTAGAGCAATCTTTGGAGCGTGGGAAGCAGGGTATCAACGAGCAGTTTGACTTCCGTTACCGCCGCAAAGACGGTTCGACGCTTTGGGCAATTGTCTCCACAAATCTTATTTTTAATGAAGGCGGTGTCAGCGACGCGAAAGGTGAAGCGATGCCAAAAGCGATCGCGATGTTAACTGATGTCACCGAGCGCAAAGCCGCTGAGGAAGAATTAAAACGATATCAACTTCTTTCTCAACACAGTCGTGACATTGTTTTATATATTCAGCTTGATGGTCAAATTATTGAAGCAAACCAAGCTGCTGTTAAGGCTTATGGTTACTCTAAATCAGAGTTGATTTCCCTGAAGATTAACGATTTACGAGCGCCACAAACTCAGGATTTAATCGCTCAGCAAATTGAACAAGCAGACAAAGAAGGAATTTTGTTTGAAACCATTCACTACCGGAAAGACGGGAGTTCTTTTCCGGTAGAAGTGAGTGCCCAAAGCTTAGGAATTGGCAATAAAAAAATAGTTTTAAGTATTATTCGAGACATTACTGAGCGCAAGCAAGCTGAAGCCTTGTTGCGGAACAGCGAAGAACGCTACCGCGCTTTTATTGAGCGGAGTTCAGAAGGAATTTGGCGATTTGAACTTGAGCAACCGATTCCCATAGAAGTGACAGAAGATGAGCAGATTCAGCGTTTTTACCAACATGGATACTTAGCTGAATGCAATCGGGTCATGGCTCAAATGTATGGGTTTAGTAGTGTAGAAGAAATTATTGGGGTAAGATTAGAAGATTTTTTAATTCCCTCCGAGCCACATAATATTGAATATTTGCGGGCGTTTATTCAGTCTGGCTACCGACTCAGCGATGCAGAATCCTATGAGGTGGATAAAGAAGGAAATCCCAAATATTTTTTAAATAACCTCGTAGGAATTGTGGAAAATGGTTTTTTAGTACGAGCGTGGGGAACTCAACAGGACATTAGCGAAAGCCTGCGGCACGCTACGCTACGCAAACAAGCGGAAGAAAACTCTCGGCATCTCGCAAACGAGCTTCAAGAACAAGCCAGTACGCTGGATGCAATTCTTTCGGCATCTGTCGATCACATTTACATCTTCGATCGTGAAGGTCGCTACCAATATGTAAGCGCTGGCGGTGCCCAAGTGGTAGGGTTCCAGCCAAGCGAGCTGGTAGGCAAAACTTGGCGAGATATCGGCTTGCCAGAAGAAATTATGAGCCGATTTGATGCTCACAGAGAAGAAGTCATCTCTACCGGAGAACCGATCAGACATGAGAACGAGTTCTTAGGTGCTAGCGGCTTGCAACACTACGAATATATCGTCGCCCCCCTGCACAATCAGGATAAAAGCATCAAGGGGATCGTGGTCATTTCCCGCGACATCACCCAGCGCAAGCAAGCTGAAGAGGCTCTGCGAGAAAGTGAAGTACGGGCGAGACGCTTGATTGAGTCAAATATTATCGGGGTTATCATTGCGGACTTTTCTGGCAATATCCTGGAAGCAAACGATGTCTTTTGTAACATCGTCGGTTATACACAGGAGGAAGTGCTATCCGGAAAAGCGAACTGGGCGGAAATGACGCCGCCAGAATATCGGCATTTAGATTTGCAGGCGATGGAGGCGATGCAGCAGACAGGCACCCATACGCCTTTCGAGAAAGAATACATCCGCAAAGACGGCACCAGGGTTCCCGTCCTAGTGGGGACAGGCTATCTGGGCGGAGCGAACAAAATCGGAGTGGGTTTTGCGATTGACTTAAGCGAAAGCCTGCGGCACGCTACGCTACGCAAACGCGCTGAGCAGGAATTGCGAGTATCAGAAGCTCGCTTCCGAGCTTTGGTGGATCAGTCCCCGTTGAGTACGCAAATTATGGCTCTCGACGGTCGGATTCTTCAGGTAAACCAGGCTTGGGAGAAACTTTGGGGAATCACGCTTGACCAACTTTCGGAATACAACCTGTTGCAGGATGAGCAATTAGTTGCTAAAGGCATCATGCCGTACATTCAAAAGGCATTTGCTGGCGAGGCGACAGCCATGCCACCCATCGTCTACTATGTTTCGGAGCTAGGAGATTTCCACGAGCAAGAACGCTGGACGCAGGCTTTCATCTATCCCGTCAAAGATGAAACCGGAAATATTCGCGAAGTGGTTTTGGTACACGAAGATATTACAGAGCGCGTCCGAGCCGAGGAAGCACTTCGAGAAAGCGAAGAACGATTCCGAAAATTTTTTGAAGAGGCACCCATTGGCATCTCCGTGGTTGACTTAAACGGTCGTTTGGTCAAAATGAATAAAACCTACTGTGAGATGTTGGGATACCCAGAGCAAGAACTCAGTCAATTGACCTTTACAGAGATTACCCACCCCGAAGATGTTGAAAAAGATTGGCGCTATACAGAGCAATTATTCACAGGTGAACTAACTCGCTATCAAGTAGAAAAACGTTATATCAAGAAAAATGGGGAAATTTTATGGATTAATCTTACAGCTACGGCAATTTACGATCGAGAAGGGAACCCCTGCTATGGATTGGGCATGGTTGAAGACATCAGCGAACGGAAGCGAGCTGAGGAAGCGCTGCAAGCAACGAACCAAACTCTTGACAGCCTGATTCAAGCTTGTCCCCTGGGGATTACAGTTCTCAGTATTGATGATGGAACGGTAAAACTGTGGAATCCAGCAGATGAGCGGATCTTCGGCTGGAGCGAACAAGAGGTAGTCGGCTGTTTTCTTCCTAGCATCCTAGAAGATAAACGAGACGAGTTTATAGCACAACTTGATGCTATCGAGCAAGGCGGAACATTAACGGCTATAGAAACACGTCGCCGAAAGAAGGACGGTTCACTGGTTGATATCAGTGTCTGGGCGTGTCCGGTGCGTGACGCTCAGGGAAATCTTAGCTGTATGTCCATTGTTGCCGATATTAGCGAGCGCAAGCAGTTAGAGCAAGAACGCAATCAACTTTTGCTCAACGAACAACAACGGGCGACCCAACTTCGAGGCTTGGCGGATGCTGCTTTAGCCATCAACTCTACACTCTCGATTGATGAGCGGTTGCAAGCGATCGCTGACCAAGCGCGTACCATCATCGGTGCCCACCAGTCACACGCCAAACTAAGTTTTAATCAAGACTGGGCGCAGTCTCTCAA from the Coleofasciculus sp. FACHB-T130 genome contains:
- a CDS encoding RNA-binding protein — encoded protein: MSIYVGNLSYDVTEADLTGVFAEYGSVKRVQLPTDRETGRPRGFGFVEMSTEAEETAAIEALDGAEWMGRDMKVNKAKPREDRSSSDGGGRRNNSFSRRY
- a CDS encoding DUF790 family protein, whose product is MLPTDLLIHRQNGETIVPKRLNIDDKHLEIASDLITCFQEALGCTQGELDRQLLELEGDSPDYRLKRGLAHILKSSLCTFEIVSPLEPQELRERVFALAAQSVPSPQASAQTLSLLADKLSQELDREVLESQIRMGLYADLAENRILTQFDTPTPENLLHRYNLSQVQGVFYRASQITLNAHRNVPGEYKLLFRYLKLFQLMAYIEGDADHGFTITVDGPTSLFKPSTRYGLAIAKLLPALLHVTKWSLSATLQNRDAFTGNWKTGRFTLNSECGLVSHYPPGKPYDSMLEASFADRWDALKSEWVLEREVDLIPIPGSVMIPDFRLVHPDGRTFLLEIVGYWRPEYLQKKFSQVRRAECENLILAISERLNLEKAGVKLNDVPARIVWFKDKLAPKAVLAAMD
- a CDS encoding DEAD/DEAH box helicase family protein; translation: MARSPTLSFDRGTLILHPPPRGKAWVEYATWDDRVEKFRIPAMHYRQLVEALQAEETNFIDEAKGFQALELVASMEMEPYPHQTEALMAWKQAGRQGVVVLPTAAGKTYLAQLAMQATPRSTLIVVPTLDLMHQWYAHLTAAFPDAEVGLLGGGSRDRTAILVATYDSAAIHAENLGNRYAMLVFDECHHLPTDFNRVIAEYAIAPYRLGLSATPERSDGKHADLNLLIGSEVYRKTAEELSGSALAEHEIVQIKVKLSQLERDRYNELIQLRNNFLRESNISLGSIQGWQQFVMRSAGSPAGRRAMLAHREAKDIALGTDGKLRILANLIAEHHPERILIFTADNATVYRISQDFLIPAITHQTPVKERHEILTRFREGEYKTLIASHVLNEGVDVPAASVAIILSGTGSQREFIQRMGRVLRKSQDKNKRAILYEVVAENTSEEGTSQRRRGDKKNEPPRRREREEREEKKGKQLEILPSKPIYGVNSNVAKRAAESPAKWGEEDEPPISD
- a CDS encoding PAS domain S-box protein; protein product: MLKKINPRLRRYGVAVLAVASAGVLTLWLLPHIQPHISPLFFAAVMLSSWYGGSKPGLLATVLSTLTISYFFIPPFHSVLFGGGDILRVAVFGLVALFISWLSAELKAAKHRSEKNILKVRASEERYRSIVETANEGIWLLDAQMRIEYVNQRLAEMFGYGVEEMLGRPIFDFMDEEARIQLEQSLERGKQGINEQFDFRYRRKDGSTLWAIVSTNLIFNEGGVSDAKGEAMPKAIAMLTDVTERKAAEEELKRYQLLSQHSRDIVLYIQLDGQIIEANQAAVKAYGYSKSELISLKINDLRAPQTQDLIAQQIEQADKEGILFETIHYRKDGSSFPVEVSAQSLGIGNKKIVLSIIRDITERKQAEALLRNSEERYRAFIERSSEGIWRFELEQPIPIEVTEDEQIQRFYQHGYLAECNRVMAQMYGFSSVEEIIGVRLEDFLIPSEPHNIEYLRAFIQSGYRLSDAESYEVDKEGNPKYFLNNLVGIVENGFLVRAWGTQQDISESLRHATLRKQAEENSRHLANELQEQASTLDAILSASVDHIYIFDREGRYQYVSAGGAQVVGFQPSELVGKTWRDIGLPEEIMSRFDAHREEVISTGEPIRHENEFLGASGLQHYEYIVAPLHNQDKSIKGIVVISRDITQRKQAEEALRESEVRARRLIESNIIGVIIADFSGNILEANDVFCNIVGYTQEEVLSGKANWAEMTPPEYRHLDLQAMEAMQQTGTHTPFEKEYIRKDGTRVPVLVGTGYLGGANKIGVGFAIDLSESLRHATLRKRAEQELRVSEARFRALVDQSPLSTQIMALDGRILQVNQAWEKLWGITLDQLSEYNLLQDEQLVAKGIMPYIQKAFAGEATAMPPIVYYVSELGDFHEQERWTQAFIYPVKDETGNIREVVLVHEDITERVRAEEALRESEERFRKFFEEAPIGISVVDLNGRLVKMNKTYCEMLGYPEQELSQLTFTEITHPEDVEKDWRYTEQLFTGELTRYQVEKRYIKKNGEILWINLTATAIYDREGNPCYGLGMVEDISERKRAEEALQATNQTLDSLIQACPLGITVLSIDDGTVKLWNPADERIFGWSEQEVVGCFLPSILEDKRDEFIAQLDAIEQGGTLTAIETRRRKKDGSLVDISVWACPVRDAQGNLSCMSIVADISERKQLEQERNQLLLNEQQRATQLRGLADAALAINSTLSIDERLQAIADQARTIIGAHQSHAKLSFNQDWAQSLNAISVSDKYAARRESPEELDVTTSIYSLVWQRNRPMRMTQAELEAHPAWKEFDKTVDNLPMRGWLAAPLTGHNGKNIGLIQLSDKYEGEFTEQDEAIFVQLAQMASVAVENARLYREAQEANRTKDEFLATLSHELRTPLNAMLGWTQLLRTRKFDPATATRALETIDRNTRSLSQLIEDVLDVSRIITGKLRLNVRPIELVPVIEAAIDTVLPAAEAKNIQIDSRCDRSVGLILGDSARLQQVVWNLLSNAVKFTPKGGRIEVQLSVGRGNGNEPFPISNYAEIRVTDTGQGISADFLPYVFERFRQADGTTTRSHGGLGLGLAIVRHLVELQGGTVRAQSPGIGLGATFIVNLPLRREEAENRKDELDSHLPPSTADFASCAVTLDGLRVLIVDDEPDAREVLTAILEQYHAQVTAVTSAREALEALHRLQPDILVSDIGMPEEDGYDLIRQVRALDTQGRTIPAVALTAYARVEDRTKALQAGFQVHISKPVNPVELATAIANLTGRTQS